One window of Gloeothece citriformis PCC 7424 genomic DNA carries:
- the yidC gene encoding membrane protein insertase YidC: MDFGVGFISTNIMLPILDFFYRIVPSYGFAIIALTLVIRFALYPLSAGQIRNMRKMRITQPLMKERQEEIQKRYKNDPQKQQEEMGKLMQEFGNPLAGCLPLLVQMPILFALFATLRGSPFADINYTVDVQILPREQIERVQPQTFATKPQNIYVNDGVHYPIAALLPGGNKLGVGDSTAVELQTAEGKPLSQVVADVPDTQLKPRYTVTKGSERLQINEDGTITALEPGDATLQVTIPGLAANTGFLFIEALGRVGAVSDDGKIHWDILGMVLFFGISIYINQELSGSKSGGANAQQQQAVNKITPVIFSGMFLFFPLPAGVLMYIVVANIFQTIQTVILMREPLPENLQKLLEQQEKTEKGREALPFEKRSKKKEKTSG, translated from the coding sequence ATGGACTTTGGTGTTGGATTTATTTCTACAAATATCATGTTGCCGATCCTGGACTTTTTCTACAGGATTGTGCCTAGCTATGGTTTTGCGATTATTGCCTTAACCTTAGTAATTCGTTTTGCTTTATATCCTCTCAGTGCGGGACAAATTCGCAATATGAGAAAAATGCGGATTACCCAACCCCTGATGAAAGAACGGCAAGAAGAAATTCAAAAACGGTACAAAAACGATCCTCAAAAACAACAAGAGGAAATGGGTAAGCTGATGCAAGAGTTCGGTAATCCCTTAGCCGGGTGTTTACCGTTACTGGTGCAAATGCCGATCCTATTTGCTCTATTTGCTACCTTACGGGGATCGCCTTTTGCTGATATTAACTATACCGTTGATGTCCAAATTTTACCGAGAGAGCAAATCGAACGGGTTCAACCCCAAACCTTTGCCACCAAACCCCAAAATATTTATGTCAATGATGGGGTTCATTATCCCATTGCTGCCCTACTTCCGGGAGGAAATAAGCTAGGCGTTGGAGACTCAACAGCAGTCGAACTTCAAACGGCTGAAGGTAAACCCCTATCTCAGGTAGTCGCTGATGTTCCCGATACTCAACTGAAGCCGAGATATACAGTCACTAAAGGCTCAGAACGGCTACAAATCAACGAAGACGGAACAATTACAGCCCTAGAACCCGGAGATGCTACCCTTCAAGTCACAATTCCAGGACTTGCCGCTAATACCGGCTTTCTCTTTATTGAAGCCTTGGGAAGAGTCGGGGCAGTCAGTGATGATGGAAAAATCCACTGGGATATCTTAGGAATGGTACTGTTTTTTGGTATAAGTATTTATATCAACCAGGAACTCTCTGGGTCTAAAAGTGGAGGAGCTAATGCACAACAACAACAGGCGGTTAATAAGATCACTCCAGTGATTTTTAGTGGGATGTTTCTTTTCTTCCCCTTACCGGCTGGAGTATTAATGTATATCGTGGTGGCGAACATCTTCCAAACCATCCAAACTGTAATTTTAATGCGAGAAC